Within the Pantoea deleyi genome, the region TAGACCGCGAAGCGCTTCCCCAATGATGTCGCGCGTGTCGTTCGTCGGATAATCGCAGATGCGCGAGGCAGTATTCGAATACTGTGGTTCATTGCCGTGACGAGCGGTAGCGATCGATACACTGATATGCCGGCAGCGTGAGTTCTGCTCCCTGAGCTTTTCGGCCGCGCGTGTAGCATAAAGCACAACCGCCTGGTTCATGTCCTCCAGTACGGTTATCCTCTCGCCAAATGATCGCGAGTTCAGAATGTGCTGCTTTGGTGGCGGAACATCTTCCAGTGCAATACAGGACTCGCCATTGAGCTCGCGGGTAGTACGCTCAACGATGACGTCAAAGTTTTTCCGTATCATACTGATATTGCTGTCAGCCAGCTGCAGAGCCGTGGTAATTCCCAGCTGATACATGCGCTTGGTAATGCGCGGGCCAATTCCCCAGATATCGCCGACATCGGTCAGGTGAAGCAGCTTTCGCTGCCGGGTGCGACTGGAGAGGTCAACCACACCCTTAGTTTGCGTCCACTTTTTCGCAGCATTGTTAGCCAGCTTGGCCAGCGTCTTCGTCGGGCCGAATCCCACGCCAATAATCAGGCCGGTTTCCTTCCGGATACGCTCACGCATCTGGTGTCCGAGCGTCTCAAGCGGGATTAAATTGCCAATGCCGGAGACGTCCAGAAACGACTCATCTATGGAGTAAACCTCCTGTCCTGCAGCCATCTCGCCCAATATGGCCATCATGCGCGCCGACATATCGCCATACAGCTCATAATTGGAACTAAACACGTGTACACCGTTCTGCCTGAAAAAGCGTTCATTCAGAAACAGCGGCGCCGCCATCTTGATCCCCAGGCGCTTTGCCTCCGCCGAACGTGCGATCACACAGCCGTCATTGTTAGAAACGACGACAATAGGTTTACCTCGCAGATCGGGCCTGAACACGGTTTCACAGGAGGCATAGAAGTTATTGGCATCCGCCAGCGCAAACATATTTACTCTCCCGCCGGTCCGTTAAAACCGATCCCGGCCACATCTGTCAGGGCATAGGCCACCACACCCCACACGGGAAGGGGCTGGCTTACATCGAGCAGCGCAATTGTCTCATCGACGTCCAGCGCATGGAGCGCGGGAACCGGATTAAGCAGGAGCCGCCTCAGCGTCAGCTCGCCTTCGAACTCCGCAACGATAAGCTGGCCATGCGCAGGTGTCAGAGCGCGATCAATTGCAAGTACAGAGCCTTTGAGTATCCCGGCCGCGGGGCAGTCGGATTCGCTCCGCATCAGATAGGTTGAGTAGGGGGAAAGGTGTACCAGGTCGCCCAGGTTCAGGCGCGTTTCAGTGTAGTTCTGGGCAGGGCTCTGAAAGGCCATATTTGGGCTCCGTTTTACCTCAGCGACATTCGTTAACGATACATGTTTAGTCCAGAAAGGCTCAGCAGGCCAAAATTAGTATCTGGGTAAAACAGGCACCTGTTTTCAAATGCCGCATAAGCGGCATGAAGGCGCCAGAAACATTGAAGGACAGCACCACAGTCAGCTGGCGCCGGTAGCCCGGCGTAGCCGGTTCCGCTTTGATAGGTTCTGCCTAACCATACCTTCGCCCTGCAAAGCCAAACCCGCTTTCAGTCGCACAGGAGCTATTTTGCGCGGTCGGAGTGGTCACGACAAGGCGTAGCCGCCGTCGGGGCGTATCTCCGCGTTAGCGGGCCGTTAGGGCCGCTTACGAGCGTGTTCTCTTTGCTTACAGCAGAACCACTGACAGCGACTTTGATTCTAGTTACATCATCCATCTATAAAAGCGACACTATCCCGGCCTATGGCCGGGGCGGCGGCGCTTTTTAGGGTGGGTACCACTCGATGCAGAAATAAGCTCTGCGATTTTAATGCTATCTGATTGTTTGTTGTAACTACAGACAATGCCCGGCGCTTGCGACGGGAGCTATTTTTGACGCGAAGCGTCTTATCCGAACCGGCGCGGACCTCAGTCCGCAGCAAGGGCGGGCATTTTTAATCTGTCCACAGGACAGATGTGGAACAGGTTTTATCTTTAAAGGTAATTAATAACTGTTGTTTAAAAGAAAGGAGATCGGGTTTTTAAAAGGATCATCGCGGTTTGTAAAAAGATCGAATAGTGGTTAAAGCGATAACCGGCCAGAAGATAAATCACATACCCTCTCGCAGTTAATGTGGATAACTCAGAATTACAGACTGCGGACATGCTCGCAGGTAAATTGTGTGCGCAGGGTCTCGTTTCTGAATTACGAGTAAGCGTCTGTTGTGGTTAATGTTTGTGCAAGTTGCTTTATGCGGGCGTGTTCGGGCCTCCGGCGCGAACCGGATAACGTGAAGGGGGGCAGAAAGGCACGGGGGCCGGCTTCTGAAGCCGGATTACGGGCAGGGGTCATCCGGCGCGGGTGCGCCAGCAGTTTAAGAAGGAAGGCGTCAGAGACGCATCAGGTTGTGACCAGCAGGTCGTCCCCGAGTCGCGTGTAGTGTCCGCGTGAGAGCTTCATGCGCTCTGTGACGCGGCGCTCTATCTCAGTACGGACGGCATCAAGGCTGCCAAAAAAGCGGCCGTTACGGATTTCTTTCTGCAGCTGCAGTCGTACCAGCTGCTCGATGTCCTTACGGGTGCGCGGTGCGTCTTTGCGTGCACGGTGGCGCTTCATGCCGTGCTCACGCCGTGACTTCTGATACTCACGGAAGCGTTCACGGACAAATGACCAGGCGGCGCCGATGAGCTCACCGGCGTCGGCGCGCGGTAAGCCCTTCTTTTCGCGCTGGCGGTTTTCCCACTCGATGCGGCTGCGGCGTGCGGCCGCAACGGCTTCCTCAGAGACGTCCAGCACCTGCCACATCAGCGGCGTGAAGGTGATGTCCGTAGGGATGTTGCAGCCAATTTCTTTGCAGTATTCAGTGTTGTACGTGATGAGTTTCAGCTGTTCAAGCGTATGGCAGGCACCCGTAAAGCGGGTGATCGAAAGGCGTTTCTTCTCGGTGGCAAGTCCGCAGCGAATACTCATCGTAGTGAGTGAGGCGCCTACGCGATTGGCCAGCGGATTGAAATAATGGCATAGAGCCTGCAGCGAGGCTTCCAGTGCACGTATGCGCAGTTCCGGAGGTCGGCGCTTACGCTCCCCCCGGGCTATAGACATGGCAACCAGCGACTGGAACTCCATGCGCTGTGTGAAGCCTGCCGCTTTCTCGCGGATTTTTTCGCAGAACGGCAGGGTTTTCTTTCCCTGCTCCGGGACAAATTCCGGATTCGGGTTTTTTACCTGCCGGTAAAATGAGGTGTTTTCAGTGAGTTGCTTAATCACGCCTTTCTGCGCTTATGTTGCACAGAAGGAGCATGCTTAGAAGGTATTGCAGTTTTCCAGGCATAAAACTATACTCCCCGCATAGAGCAACAGCTTCTATGCAGATTCAGTGAGCCCCGTTAGTCTTCTCCTAGGTCGCCAAACTCAAGGAAGATTATCGGGGTTTTCTTTTTTCTGGCCTTCACTAATCAGTCAACGCCAGGCTTTTGCCACCTTTCGGCGTGGCAAACCAGGAACTTAATTGCGAGCTAATGTATCACCACGGGTTTGCACAATCAATTTCCGTGAATAGTCACCTTCATTAATCGCTACTTTTGTTACCTTCAATTAATCGTTCAATTGCTTCAGCCTGCGTCAATCCAGACTCTCTGCAGATTTCATCCAGCTTTTGCTTGGTGCTGTTATGAATAAACACGTTCAATGGAGAATGTGTTTCACGCTTACGCGCAACGGAACGCATTTTACGCTCTCTGGGGCTCAGAGGCGCTGGGCGGGAAGGTTTTACCTCAGATTGAGTACGGCTTTCAGTCTGCGGCATACGGGCCTCCAGCATTTCTAATACGAATTTGCTGAGAATACTACATATCCCCCAAATCAGCGACTTAACTTTAAAACGGCAGGACGACTGCGTTGGCGCGCAGACAGACAGGCCGGAAAGGTGATCAATCGTGCAGGCAGGGCTCAGTAAGAAGACTGCCAGTCTGTTCCCCCCTCCCAGCGTGACTGCCAGTGCGCCAGGTAAGTCTGCGCCAGTGCCGGAATTTCCCGCACGACCAGCGCATTCTCGGAATTTGATTCAGCTGCGCTGCGTGAATAGTTAAATGAGCCGAGCTCCACGTTCTGTCCGTCGGTGATGATCACCTTGTCATGCATGATCTTGTACTGGCCATTGGTACGCAGAGGAATGCCGGCGTTGACCACCACATTCATCGCCGCCTGGCTGGCTTTATTGCGGTTACCTTTTTCATCAACAACCACTCTGACGTCCACGCCGCGCCGTTTTGCCGCTACGAGAGACTTCACCACTTCCGGGGAGGTAAAGCTGTAGCCCATCAGGCGGATGCTCTGCTGGGCATCATCCAGAGTGCGCAGGACCAATTGCTGCGCACTGCCTTCGGGCGAAAATCCGGCATCGATGGAGGGAGCAGCAACGGCCGCGCCGGTGGATAAGGTCAGCCACAACGCGGTGGCCACGATTCGCAGGTTCAGTTTCATTTCGGTTCCTTGTTGATCCGGACTTTAAGGTGGGCGTAAAAGTCATAATTCAGGTGGGTTGTGTGGGGTAAAGCTCTCAGCCAAGCAGCCATGCGCTGGCGCTCAGGTGCGTGGGTTTTTCTGACGTTTCGCTGATGAGCACGTCACCGTATCCGCCGTAATTAGGGACTGCATAACCGGCAACGTGTCTCGCAATATTCATGGCCGGCAGTATGGCCACCTGCCGGCCGGTATCGAGCTCAGTAATCCTGAAGTGGCCATTTCCGGTAACCTCCTCTGGCACATAAACACGTGCGTCAACAGCGTTGCTGCGGTGGGGGACGAGCTGATACCTGATCCCCTCAAAGCAGGTACTGCCGGTGCAGATTTCATCATCATCTTCATCCTCCATCTGCCAGGCACCAGACTCATAGTCAACGGCCCAGATCCATTCACGCTCATCAACCTGCAGGGCCAGCTGCTCAACGCTGGCGGCCAACAGCCCGCAGCTGATATCCAGTGCCGTGCGGACGCTGTAGCCCGCACGGACAAATTCAATACCGGTGAACGAAATTTCATTACGTTCACTTTCCGTAAGATGACCACGGATTCTCTGAGCCGCCGCAATGGCCATCAGGCGCCCCTCCATGCAGGCCAGCGCATGAAGATGCCGCCAGCCCTTAACATATTCCGCGTCCCTGCCGGGCAGGCAGCGATCATCCCCGGTACTGAGTCCGGTTGTCATAATTTGCTCCTTACAGAGGTATGCGGCGCAGAGAGCGCACGCAGTTATATCAGAGAAAAACCGAAGGTGGATTTTTACAGAGAAGGTAAAAAAAAGAGGGCCCCGGAGGGCCCTGCTAAACAGCTTAATTCAGGGGAAAGTATGTCGGTATCGTGTTATGTCACCGGTATGCCGGCTGATACAGGGCATCGGTCAGCGCTGGCTGAATCTTAGTTGTAAGGGCACCTTGTGACGTCACCTCCGTTTAAAAAATCAGTGAGTGCTGCCGGTGAGCTCAGCACGCTCTGCGGCACGTAACGACCGTCGTCAGAAATCGTCCACGGGGTGCCTGGCAGGCGGTAAGCCCGGAAAGCCACCTCGTTGACGCCAATAGCCCCACGCGCCGTTTCGGCCTGATTTTCGTCTGAGACAGCAGGTGATACCGCTGTACTTCCCGGCACGCCCACACCCGTATCGGCGGCGAACAGCCGCTTCCAGGCGGCAGGACGTTCGGCCTCCGGCAGCGCCATCACCGGGGTCAGCGTTTTCAGTGAATCCTCGCGCCCTTCAATCGTTACCGGGAATATCACCACGTTGACGGTGCCGGCCGCGGTTTCAATGTGGCGCTCCATACGCTGGCAGTTGGGGCAGGCCGGGTCAGCAAAGACATAAATCGTGCGCGCATGGCCGGATGACAGGGGTACGGTAAACAGCCCGCGTGACGCCGCCT harbors:
- a CDS encoding S24 family peptidase, which translates into the protein MAFQSPAQNYTETRLNLGDLVHLSPYSTYLMRSESDCPAAGILKGSVLAIDRALTPAHGQLIVAEFEGELTLRRLLLNPVPALHALDVDETIALLDVSQPLPVWGVVAYALTDVAGIGFNGPAGE
- the umuC gene encoding translesion error-prone DNA polymerase V subunit UmuC, with product MFALADANNFYASCETVFRPDLRGKPIVVVSNNDGCVIARSAEAKRLGIKMAAPLFLNERFFRQNGVHVFSSNYELYGDMSARMMAILGEMAAGQEVYSIDESFLDVSGIGNLIPLETLGHQMRERIRKETGLIIGVGFGPTKTLAKLANNAAKKWTQTKGVVDLSSRTRQRKLLHLTDVGDIWGIGPRITKRMYQLGITTALQLADSNISMIRKNFDVIVERTTRELNGESCIALEDVPPPKQHILNSRSFGERITVLEDMNQAVVLYATRAAEKLREQNSRCRHISVSIATARHGNEPQYSNTASRICDYPTNDTRDIIGEALRGLSSIWREGYRYAKAGVMLGDFYQSGVTQFDMFSEQQPRANADALMAALDAINRSGKGKVWFAGQGDRDSAWQMKRQMLSPRYTTRLKDIPKIK
- the repA gene encoding plasmid replication initiator RepA, translated to MIKQLTENTSFYRQVKNPNPEFVPEQGKKTLPFCEKIREKAAGFTQRMEFQSLVAMSIARGERKRRPPELRIRALEASLQALCHYFNPLANRVGASLTTMSIRCGLATEKKRLSITRFTGACHTLEQLKLITYNTEYCKEIGCNIPTDITFTPLMWQVLDVSEEAVAAARRSRIEWENRQREKKGLPRADAGELIGAAWSFVRERFREYQKSRREHGMKRHRARKDAPRTRKDIEQLVRLQLQKEIRNGRFFGSLDAVRTEIERRVTERMKLSRGHYTRLGDDLLVTT
- the tap gene encoding RepA leader peptide Tap; protein product: MPGKLQYLLSMLLLCNISAERRD
- the repA gene encoding replication regulatory protein RepA encodes the protein MPQTESRTQSEVKPSRPAPLSPRERKMRSVARKRETHSPLNVFIHNSTKQKLDEICRESGLTQAEAIERLIEGNKSSD
- a CDS encoding phospholipase D family protein; the protein is MKLNLRIVATALWLTLSTGAAVAAPSIDAGFSPEGSAQQLVLRTLDDAQQSIRLMGYSFTSPEVVKSLVAAKRRGVDVRVVVDEKGNRNKASQAAMNVVVNAGIPLRTNGQYKIMHDKVIITDGQNVELGSFNYSRSAAESNSENALVVREIPALAQTYLAHWQSRWEGGTDWQSSY